The following are encoded together in the Mammaliicoccus vitulinus genome:
- a CDS encoding LacI family DNA-binding transcriptional regulator yields the protein MTNLKEVARKAGVSPSTVSRVINNHPYVNEEKRNRVLQIIDEMNYIPNINAIHLKRGKTNLIGVVIPFSNHPYFSQLIQGISEEAIKLDKKIVLFQTSYDTDQEIDALEMLKLKQLDALIICSRNISLTIIEQYIEYGPISIFENITHSKLRTSYIDHYQSFLTALNHLYEHGHRNISCAINRKKSTSSIERIAAYKDFCIEKSLTYNDNNIYENYVLLEDGYDLSKEIQKSLNPPSAIVVSGDNTAAGLLLSLNDDLKENLSIIGFENHKISKLLNLTTIEIPLINIGKSLFNQLYDKSVSNQLFETRLIARQSVKNINI from the coding sequence ATGACAAATCTAAAAGAAGTTGCAAGAAAAGCTGGTGTCTCTCCGAGTACCGTCTCGAGAGTCATTAATAACCACCCTTATGTAAACGAAGAAAAAAGAAATAGAGTTCTTCAAATTATAGATGAAATGAATTATATCCCTAATATAAACGCTATACATTTAAAAAGGGGCAAAACAAACTTAATAGGTGTTGTCATACCTTTTTCAAATCATCCATACTTTTCACAACTTATACAAGGCATATCAGAAGAAGCAATTAAATTAGATAAAAAAATAGTCCTTTTCCAAACATCTTATGATACAGATCAAGAAATTGATGCTTTAGAAATGTTAAAGTTGAAGCAATTAGACGCATTAATCATATGTTCTAGAAATATATCTTTAACGATTATAGAGCAATATATTGAATATGGACCTATTTCAATTTTTGAAAATATAACACATTCGAAACTACGTACATCCTATATCGATCACTATCAATCATTTCTTACAGCGTTAAATCACTTATACGAACATGGGCATCGAAACATTTCATGTGCTATTAATAGAAAAAAGAGCACTAGCTCTATAGAAAGAATTGCTGCTTATAAAGATTTTTGTATAGAAAAATCACTCACTTATAATGACAACAATATATATGAAAATTATGTATTATTAGAAGATGGTTACGATTTATCAAAGGAAATTCAAAAATCACTAAATCCCCCGTCCGCCATCGTAGTCTCAGGTGATAATACTGCAGCTGGTTTGTTATTAAGTTTAAATGATGATTTAAAAGAAAACTTATCAATCATAGGATTTGAAAACCATAAAATTTCAAAGTTACTCAACTTAACAACAATAGAAATACCTCTTATAAACATAGGAAAAAGTCTATTCAATCAACTTTATGACAAATCTGTAAGCAATCAATTATTTGAAACACGTTTAATAGCAAGACAATCAGTAAAAAATATTAATATTTGA
- a CDS encoding DUF4440 domain-containing protein, with product MTFIKQQFYELEISHLNANNREDKDIILNLLDENFKEIGKSGKIIKKSDIENNSLHTFEYKISEFVTEKIQKGIVLVTYKLFNETDNVTTNRSTLWIRKNSEWKMRFHQGTII from the coding sequence GTGACATTTATTAAACAGCAATTTTATGAACTAGAGATTTCTCATTTAAACGCGAATAATCGTGAAGATAAAGATATTATATTAAATCTTCTTGATGAAAATTTTAAAGAAATAGGTAAGTCAGGTAAAATTATTAAAAAGAGTGATATTGAAAATAACTCATTACATACTTTTGAATATAAAATCAGTGAATTTGTAACTGAAAAGATTCAAAAGGGTATTGTATTAGTTACATATAAGTTATTCAATGAAACAGATAATGTGACAACGAATAGAAGTACTTTGTGGATTAGAAAAAATTCAGAATGGAAAATGAGATTCCATCAAGGAACTATTATATAA
- a CDS encoding PTS transporter subunit IIC, translating to MDKRFTVKEFFFNILNGIGVGIVIALIPNAILGVLFSYLAQFHPVLEMFNQALLLMQYAMSFIIGIVVANQFKFQATDAVMIGAAGLIGSGAVKVQNGQFMFVSIGDVVNLIVVLIISCYLMIKLKGKFGSLDMLILPIIISVISGFIGMLTLPYVSNVTKGIGKLIEHFSTLNPLLMCILIAIAYALLMVTPISVVAIATAVGLEGLSSGAGNMGIVAACVTFLMGSWKVNDKGINIVLIVGAAKMMIPVYFKNPIIIVPLMINGLMSGLLTYFVGIKGTPMSTGFGYTGFVGPANALKYMDGSLALNIVILTFTYFVIPFVFAYIVHRICLKLLPKYYQEIFLFKENA from the coding sequence ATGGATAAACGGTTCACGGTAAAGGAATTTTTCTTTAACATATTAAATGGTATTGGCGTTGGAATTGTGATAGCGCTTATACCTAATGCGATACTTGGTGTTTTATTTAGTTATTTAGCACAGTTTCATCCAGTACTTGAAATGTTTAATCAAGCATTGTTACTCATGCAGTATGCTATGAGTTTTATCATAGGGATAGTTGTTGCTAATCAATTTAAGTTTCAAGCTACAGATGCAGTAATGATCGGAGCAGCCGGTTTAATTGGTTCTGGTGCTGTAAAAGTTCAAAATGGACAATTCATGTTTGTTAGTATAGGTGATGTCGTCAATTTAATCGTTGTATTAATCATAAGTTGTTATTTAATGATTAAATTAAAAGGTAAATTTGGTTCTTTAGATATGTTGATTTTACCAATTATTATTTCTGTAATAAGCGGATTTATAGGAATGCTTACATTACCGTATGTCAGTAATGTAACTAAAGGAATAGGAAAATTAATAGAGCATTTTTCAACTTTGAATCCATTGCTCATGTGCATACTGATTGCAATAGCATATGCTTTATTGATGGTAACACCTATTTCCGTAGTAGCTATTGCAACAGCAGTAGGGTTAGAAGGACTTAGCTCAGGTGCCGGTAATATGGGTATTGTTGCTGCATGTGTAACGTTCTTGATGGGATCTTGGAAAGTGAATGATAAAGGTATTAATATCGTTCTGATAGTCGGTGCTGCAAAAATGATGATTCCAGTGTACTTTAAAAATCCTATTATAATAGTACCTTTAATGATTAATGGATTAATGAGTGGATTGTTAACATACTTTGTAGGTATAAAAGGAACACCAATGTCTACTGGTTTTGGATATACAGGATTTGTAGGCCCGGCGAATGCTTTAAAATATATGGACGGCTCGTTAGCCTTAAATATCGTGATTTTAACATTTACATACTTTGTTATACCGTTTGTGTTTGCATACATTGTGCATAGAATATGTTTGAAGTTGTTACCAAAATATTATCAAGAAATATTCTTATTTAAAGAAAATGCATAA
- a CDS encoding D-2-hydroxyacid dehydrogenase — MRFKLFNVREDEKAFAYNWGESNGHEIVCTDEDLTLDNIETLKTFDAVSTQQLFKFDDGIYEALKNVGIKQIAGRAAGFDMFNLSEASKHGIKITNIPSYSPNAIAEFAVCRALELIRNINKINKKVNNQDFTWNESVIAKELRNMTVLIIGVGRIGKVSAQLFSGFGAKVIGYDPYDQSLDSITYVQSLNEALSKADIVTLHVPANEETTHLINEETIRFMKNGAHLVNTSRGAIVSTNDLLHALNIGKIHSAALDVYEHEFEYFSYDYTDKKIEDAVLRELINREDVLISPHIAFYTNIAVKNMVEIALDSALNIITQGYSENEVILNEV; from the coding sequence ATGCGCTTTAAATTATTTAATGTAAGAGAAGATGAAAAGGCGTTTGCTTATAATTGGGGCGAATCAAATGGACATGAAATTGTGTGTACTGACGAGGATTTGACGTTAGATAATATAGAGACTTTAAAGACTTTTGATGCTGTAAGTACACAACAACTTTTTAAGTTTGATGACGGAATATATGAAGCGCTTAAAAATGTAGGAATTAAACAGATTGCTGGCCGTGCTGCTGGATTTGATATGTTTAATCTGTCTGAAGCTTCTAAACATGGAATTAAGATTACTAATATACCTTCTTATAGTCCTAATGCTATCGCTGAATTTGCAGTGTGCAGAGCTTTAGAGCTTATTCGAAACATTAATAAAATTAATAAAAAAGTCAATAATCAAGATTTTACATGGAATGAATCTGTTATAGCAAAAGAGCTAAGAAATATGACCGTGCTTATTATAGGTGTCGGAAGGATAGGGAAAGTTTCTGCACAGCTATTTAGTGGGTTTGGTGCAAAAGTTATAGGATATGATCCATACGATCAATCTTTAGATAGTATAACGTATGTTCAAAGTTTAAATGAGGCTTTATCAAAAGCAGATATCGTAACGCTTCATGTACCGGCTAATGAAGAAACGACACATCTGATAAATGAAGAAACAATTCGATTTATGAAAAATGGTGCACATTTAGTTAATACATCAAGAGGTGCAATTGTAAGTACAAATGATCTCTTACATGCATTGAATATCGGCAAAATACATAGTGCAGCGTTAGATGTATATGAGCATGAATTCGAATATTTTTCATATGATTATACAGATAAAAAAATAGAAGATGCTGTTTTGAGAGAATTGATAAATCGAGAAGATGTATTAATTTCACCACACATTGCTTTTTATACTAATATAGCGGTTAAAAATATGGTTGAAATTGCTTTAGATAGTGCATTAAATATAATTACACAAGGTTATAGTGAAAACGAGGTTATACTTAATGAAGTATGA
- a CDS encoding ABC transporter permease subunit (The N-terminal region of this protein, as described by TIGR01726, is a three transmembrane segment that identifies a subfamily of ABC transporter permease subunits, which specificities that include histidine, arginine, glutamine, glutamate, L-cystine (sic), the opines (in Agrobacterium) octopine and nopaline, etc.): protein MKRNLFVKVVIATICLLLTIPYLVPIQSQASETDQWDKAKERGELRVGLSADYAPYEFEHTKDGKREYAGIDIELAKKIAKDNDIKLKIVNMQFDSLLGALKTGKIDMIISGMAPTPERKKEVDFSDDYMEVNQRLIIQKKNKDKLKTVEDFKGKMIGVQKQTTQEELAKSEMPDSQISSLTRVPEVIMSLNSGKVDGMIIEGPVADAYLEKNPNLTYSDVQFSDADKTTAIALPKDSPELMKRVNKSVKDVRDHNLIKDYKDKATEAMFDDGSFFSKYGSYFLHGVGITILLSFLGVVAGALIGCFFALMKLSNSKILKTIASVYIEFIRGTPLLVQVFLVYFGTTAVLGLDLSALICGIIALIINCSAYIAEIIRAGINAVDNGQMEAARSLGLNKSQAMKKVIMPQAIKNILPALGNEFVTVIKESSIVSVIGVSELMFNAQVVQGASFDPFTPLLVAAVLYFILTFTLSRVMYFAERRYSVSD from the coding sequence TTGAAAAGAAATTTATTTGTAAAAGTAGTAATTGCAACTATTTGTTTACTACTTACTATCCCATATTTAGTCCCCATACAGTCACAAGCCTCAGAAACAGATCAATGGGATAAGGCAAAAGAACGTGGCGAGTTGAGGGTTGGTTTATCAGCAGATTATGCACCTTATGAATTTGAGCACACTAAAGATGGAAAACGTGAATATGCTGGTATAGATATAGAACTTGCCAAAAAAATCGCGAAAGATAATGACATCAAACTCAAAATTGTGAATATGCAATTTGATAGTTTATTAGGTGCTTTAAAAACCGGGAAAATTGATATGATTATTTCTGGTATGGCGCCAACTCCTGAGAGAAAAAAAGAAGTAGATTTTTCTGATGATTATATGGAAGTTAATCAACGATTGATTATACAGAAAAAAAATAAAGATAAATTAAAGACAGTTGAAGACTTCAAAGGAAAAATGATTGGTGTCCAAAAACAGACTACTCAAGAAGAATTAGCTAAATCTGAAATGCCAGATTCACAGATTAGTTCATTAACAAGAGTACCTGAAGTTATTATGTCACTTAATTCAGGAAAAGTTGACGGGATGATTATTGAAGGTCCTGTAGCAGATGCATATTTAGAGAAGAATCCTAATTTAACTTATTCAGATGTTCAATTCTCTGATGCAGATAAAACAACTGCTATTGCTTTACCTAAAGATTCACCAGAGTTAATGAAAAGAGTTAATAAAAGTGTGAAAGACGTTCGTGATCATAATTTAATCAAAGATTATAAAGATAAAGCAACAGAAGCCATGTTCGATGACGGTTCATTCTTCAGTAAATATGGTTCGTATTTCTTACATGGTGTTGGCATTACAATTTTATTATCATTCTTAGGTGTTGTAGCTGGTGCACTTATTGGTTGTTTCTTTGCATTAATGAAGTTAAGCAACAGTAAAATTTTAAAAACAATTGCGTCAGTATATATAGAATTTATAAGAGGCACACCGTTATTAGTTCAAGTGTTCTTAGTGTATTTTGGTACGACAGCAGTATTAGGTTTAGATTTATCCGCGCTTATTTGCGGTATTATTGCACTCATTATTAACTGTAGTGCATATATTGCAGAAATCATTAGAGCTGGAATCAATGCAGTTGATAATGGTCAAATGGAAGCAGCAAGATCTTTAGGTTTAAATAAATCTCAAGCTATGAAAAAAGTTATTATGCCTCAAGCGATTAAAAATATACTGCCTGCTTTAGGTAATGAATTTGTAACAGTTATTAAAGAATCATCTATCGTGTCAGTTATAGGTGTTAGTGAATTAATGTTTAATGCACAAGTTGTTCAAGGTGCATCATTCGATCCATTTACACCATTGTTAGTAGCGGCAGTATTGTACTTTATTTTAACGTTTACGTTATCTAGAGTGATGTATTTTGCTGAAAGGAGGTATAGTGTCAGTGATTAA
- a CDS encoding amino acid ABC transporter ATP-binding protein, translating into MIKVNDLHKTFGKNEVLKGINLNIEKGEVVAIIGPSGSGKSTLLRCLNLLEEPTSGQIIFDNNDLTNTKGAKLDQLRQKMGMVFQGFNLFPHKKVLENVTLTPLTLKKGNKAELEEQAHQLLKKVGLEDKSDVYPSKLSGGQKQRVAIARALAMNPEVILFDEPTSALDPEVVGEVLSVMKNLAKEGMTMVVVTHEMGFAKNVSDHVIFMDEGIVQEEGTPEQIFDNPQNSRTKQFLSKVL; encoded by the coding sequence GTGATTAAAGTGAATGATTTACACAAAACATTTGGTAAAAATGAAGTATTAAAAGGTATAAATTTAAATATTGAAAAAGGCGAAGTCGTCGCGATAATTGGACCCTCAGGTAGTGGTAAAAGTACGCTATTAAGATGCTTGAACTTATTAGAAGAACCTACTTCAGGACAAATCATTTTTGATAACAATGATTTAACAAATACTAAAGGTGCTAAGTTAGATCAATTAAGACAAAAAATGGGCATGGTGTTCCAAGGTTTTAATTTGTTTCCTCATAAAAAGGTTTTAGAAAATGTCACGTTAACACCTTTGACATTAAAAAAAGGAAATAAAGCTGAATTAGAAGAACAAGCTCATCAATTGCTTAAAAAAGTTGGCTTAGAAGATAAGTCAGATGTTTATCCATCTAAACTTTCTGGAGGTCAAAAACAACGTGTGGCAATTGCTAGAGCGTTAGCGATGAATCCTGAAGTTATTTTATTCGACGAACCGACTTCAGCACTTGATCCAGAAGTTGTAGGAGAAGTATTAAGTGTTATGAAAAATTTAGCAAAAGAAGGTATGACAATGGTAGTTGTCACCCATGAAATGGGCTTTGCTAAAAATGTGAGTGATCATGTCATTTTTATGGATGAAGGAATTGTTCAAGAAGAAGGTACACCTGAACAGATTTTTGACAATCCACAAAATAGTAGAACGAAACAATTTTTATCTAAAGTATTGTAA
- the argC gene encoding N-acetyl-gamma-glutamyl-phosphate reductase, producing MLEIGIVGGSGYGAIELMRLLNQHKEVKIKYVFSHSKSGDDIKETYPHLQDNINVPFSSLDVDKVDCDLIFFATPSNVSKHFIPKLIKRGIKVIDLSGDFRLKDPAVYEKYYGEKPAEQSVLDEAEYSLAEWSNINKNSTNVIANPGCFPTAILLSLHPLLENNLINKESIIIDAKTGVSGAGRSLSQNAHFGEANENFSAYKIGTHKHTPEIEQYLSQVSGSDIKVMFTPHLVPMTRGILATIYVDLNEHMTGEALYNLYSKIYEEKPFVRIRALGELPKTKEVLGSNFCDIGIYVDEERNKAVIVAVIDNLVKGASGQAIQNMNILYGFNENEGLNLLPVYP from the coding sequence GTGTTAGAAATAGGTATAGTCGGCGGAAGTGGGTATGGCGCAATAGAATTAATGAGATTACTCAATCAACATAAAGAAGTGAAAATTAAATATGTGTTTTCACATTCTAAGTCTGGGGATGACATTAAGGAAACATACCCCCATTTACAAGACAATATTAATGTACCATTTTCTAGTTTAGATGTTGATAAAGTAGATTGTGATTTAATATTTTTTGCTACGCCATCAAATGTAAGTAAACATTTTATTCCTAAATTAATAAAGCGAGGAATAAAAGTCATTGATTTGTCTGGGGACTTTAGGTTGAAAGACCCCGCAGTGTACGAAAAATATTACGGTGAAAAGCCTGCTGAACAAAGTGTTCTTGATGAAGCGGAATATAGTTTAGCTGAGTGGTCAAATATAAATAAAAACTCGACTAACGTTATCGCAAATCCGGGTTGTTTCCCAACTGCAATTTTACTATCGTTACATCCGCTTTTAGAAAACAACTTAATAAATAAAGAATCTATCATTATTGATGCTAAGACTGGCGTTTCTGGTGCAGGAAGAAGTTTGAGTCAAAATGCTCATTTTGGAGAAGCGAACGAGAATTTTTCTGCATATAAAATAGGTACACATAAACATACGCCAGAAATAGAGCAATACTTATCACAAGTTTCCGGATCAGACATAAAAGTGATGTTTACGCCACATCTTGTTCCAATGACAAGAGGTATATTGGCAACTATTTATGTTGACTTGAATGAGCATATGACAGGAGAGGCACTATATAATTTATACAGTAAAATCTATGAAGAAAAACCATTTGTTCGTATTCGAGCATTAGGAGAACTTCCGAAAACTAAAGAAGTATTAGGAAGTAATTTTTGCGATATCGGTATTTATGTTGATGAAGAAAGAAATAAAGCAGTTATCGTAGCAGTTATAGATAATTTAGTAAAAGGTGCAAGTGGTCAAGCAATACAAAACATGAATATTTTATATGGATTTAACGAAAATGAAGGATTAAATTTATTACCAGTATACCCTTAG
- the argJ gene encoding bifunctional glutamate N-acetyltransferase/amino-acid acetyltransferase ArgJ: MLEETKQLIDTEMTVIEEGDVATPNGYVAGGIHVGLRREKKDFGWLFSSVPANCAAVYTQNAFKAAPLQVTEESISVDNKLSAVVINSAIANACTGHRGIEDAKQTQKWVASKLQIPEHHIGIASTGLIGEFLPMQKIEYGVNNIDIQNDSNSEDFNESILTTDKETKHIAVQVTIDDEVITIGGTCKGSGMIHPNMATMLGFMTTDANVEVEDLNSLLKESVDETFNMITVDGDTSTNDMVILLANGQSHNQPLTKQHPEWNKFAKAVQYVSQYLAQSIARDGEGATKLIKVNVTGAKTKQQNNVIAKTIVGSSLVKTAIHGADPNFGRIVTSIGYADHTINPNEIDVWLCGHLLVSKGMNVSFDELDLKAKMEQDTIEICAKIGDTPHKSTAFGCDLSYEYVKINALYRT; encoded by the coding sequence ATGTTAGAAGAAACTAAACAATTAATCGACACTGAAATGACAGTAATCGAAGAAGGTGATGTTGCAACTCCCAATGGCTATGTTGCAGGAGGAATCCACGTCGGCTTACGTAGAGAAAAGAAAGATTTTGGTTGGCTATTTTCATCAGTTCCAGCCAATTGCGCAGCGGTATATACACAAAATGCTTTTAAAGCTGCACCATTACAAGTAACTGAAGAAAGTATTAGTGTTGATAACAAGCTATCTGCTGTAGTGATTAACTCTGCAATCGCAAATGCTTGTACAGGTCATAGAGGTATAGAAGACGCTAAACAAACTCAAAAATGGGTTGCATCTAAGTTACAAATTCCTGAGCATCATATTGGAATTGCTTCAACAGGATTAATCGGTGAATTTTTACCAATGCAAAAAATAGAATATGGTGTTAATAATATAGATATTCAAAATGATTCTAATTCTGAAGACTTTAATGAGTCTATTTTGACTACAGATAAAGAAACTAAACATATAGCGGTACAAGTGACTATTGATGATGAAGTCATTACTATAGGTGGTACTTGTAAAGGTTCAGGAATGATACATCCAAATATGGCTACAATGTTAGGATTTATGACGACTGATGCAAATGTAGAAGTTGAAGATTTAAATAGTTTATTAAAAGAATCTGTTGATGAAACTTTTAATATGATAACTGTTGATGGTGATACGAGCACAAATGATATGGTTATACTTTTAGCGAATGGACAAAGTCATAATCAACCTTTAACGAAGCAACATCCAGAATGGAATAAGTTTGCAAAGGCTGTTCAATATGTAAGCCAATATTTAGCACAGAGCATTGCTAGAGATGGTGAAGGTGCAACAAAATTAATAAAAGTGAATGTTACCGGTGCTAAAACAAAACAACAAAACAACGTCATTGCTAAGACAATTGTTGGTTCTAGTTTAGTTAAGACAGCTATTCATGGTGCCGATCCTAACTTCGGTAGAATCGTGACCTCTATCGGGTATGCAGATCACACAATTAATCCAAATGAAATAGATGTGTGGTTATGTGGTCATTTATTAGTCAGTAAAGGAATGAATGTCTCTTTTGATGAGCTAGATTTAAAAGCTAAAATGGAGCAGGACACGATTGAAATCTGTGCAAAAATTGGCGATACACCACATAAATCAACAGCATTTGGATGCGACTTATCTTATGAATACGTAAAAATTAATGCATTATATAGAACTTAA
- the argB gene encoding acetylglutamate kinase, with the protein MKYAVIKIGGSILNNLSQTIIEDILTLKKENYVPIIVHGGGPFINKQLSKMGVESKFVDGLRVTDDEVLRQTSNTLIGEVNPQVVYQINQHAPIAIGVNGIDMNLFDIEPLHSKYGYVAECSSVNKDAIEQICLYSIPVVAPIGIDRNSGQRYNINADSLAYKIASEMKGDLFLISDIPGVLIKDEVKSNLSINDINNYIETTEIYGGMIPKVTGAITAIKDGCKSVKIIPGASEHALLKSSISNKVGTTITL; encoded by the coding sequence GTGAAGTATGCAGTAATTAAAATTGGTGGCAGTATCTTAAACAATTTAAGTCAGACGATAATAGAAGATATTTTAACTTTAAAAAAAGAAAATTATGTCCCAATCATTGTTCACGGTGGTGGTCCATTTATTAATAAACAACTTAGTAAAATGGGCGTAGAAAGTAAATTTGTAGATGGCTTACGCGTGACGGATGATGAAGTGTTACGACAAACTTCTAATACATTGATAGGTGAAGTGAATCCTCAAGTTGTTTATCAAATTAATCAACATGCACCTATAGCTATTGGCGTAAACGGAATAGACATGAACTTATTTGATATTGAACCACTTCATTCTAAATATGGTTATGTTGCTGAATGTTCTTCGGTTAACAAAGATGCCATTGAACAAATTTGTTTGTATAGCATACCTGTGGTTGCGCCTATTGGTATCGATAGAAATAGCGGTCAACGTTACAATATTAATGCAGATAGTTTAGCATATAAAATTGCGAGTGAAATGAAAGGTGATTTATTTCTCATTAGTGATATACCAGGGGTACTGATTAAAGATGAAGTAAAATCAAATTTAAGTATTAATGATATCAACAATTATATTGAAACGACTGAAATTTATGGTGGTATGATACCAAAAGTTACAGGAGCAATAACAGCAATAAAAGATGGTTGTAAAAGTGTGAAAATAATCCCTGGCGCTTCTGAACATGCATTGTTGAAAAGTTCAATTTCTAATAAAGTAGGTACTACTATTACATTATAA
- the queG gene encoding tRNA epoxyqueuosine(34) reductase QueG yields the protein MNLDQLKQEVIEYAHSIGIDSIGFTTADPFDELKQKLEDYHSKGYASGFEESDIELRTVPKLSLPSARSIIAIAVGYPNKLKGAPKSVKGDRRGMFARASWGQDYHTIMRNRLDKLSLFLQEKVPDVEVKSMVDTGVLSDRSVAERAGLGFEGKNGFIINEELGTWSYLGEMLVSIPFKPDDPVIDSCGDCNICVDRCPTGALVGNGQLNSQKCISFLTQTKGYLKDEYRYKIGNRLYGCDTCQQVCPRNRGINTEHDDIILEPEVLKPRLVPLLKMSNKEFKNTYGHLAGAWRGKKPIQRNAIISLAHFNEESAIPDLKDVALTDPRPMIRGTAFWAIGQIQGEEARPFIMSHYEREIEEVQEEMIKGLEIRRK from the coding sequence TTGAATTTAGATCAATTGAAGCAAGAAGTGATAGAATACGCACATTCTATAGGTATCGATAGTATTGGATTTACAACTGCAGATCCATTTGATGAACTTAAACAGAAATTAGAAGATTATCATTCAAAAGGATATGCTTCTGGTTTTGAAGAAAGTGATATTGAATTAAGAACTGTGCCAAAGCTCTCTTTACCATCTGCAAGATCTATAATTGCAATTGCTGTAGGTTATCCTAATAAATTAAAAGGCGCACCTAAAAGCGTTAAAGGTGATAGAAGAGGTATGTTTGCACGAGCTTCATGGGGTCAAGATTATCATACTATTATGAGAAATCGTCTAGATAAACTCAGTTTATTCTTACAAGAAAAAGTTCCAGATGTAGAAGTGAAATCAATGGTCGATACAGGTGTATTATCAGACCGATCAGTTGCAGAAAGAGCAGGACTTGGTTTTGAAGGAAAGAATGGTTTTATTATTAACGAGGAATTAGGGACATGGAGTTATTTAGGCGAAATGTTAGTAAGCATTCCATTTAAACCTGATGATCCAGTTATCGACAGCTGCGGTGATTGCAATATATGTGTAGACAGATGTCCTACAGGTGCATTAGTAGGAAATGGACAGCTTAATAGCCAAAAATGCATTAGCTTTTTAACGCAAACTAAAGGCTATTTAAAAGATGAATATCGCTATAAAATTGGGAACAGATTATATGGGTGTGATACATGCCAACAAGTATGTCCTAGAAATAGAGGGATTAATACAGAACATGATGATATCATTTTGGAACCTGAAGTATTAAAACCTAGATTAGTTCCATTATTAAAAATGTCTAATAAAGAGTTTAAAAACACATATGGTCATTTAGCTGGTGCATGGCGTGGAAAAAAACCGATTCAAAGAAATGCAATTATTTCGCTTGCGCATTTTAATGAAGAAAGTGCAATTCCTGATTTGAAAGATGTCGCACTAACAGACCCAAGACCAATGATCAGAGGTACAGCATTTTGGGCAATTGGTCAAATACAAGGTGAAGAAGCAAGACCATTTATAATGTCCCACTATGAGCGTGAAATAGAAGAAGTACAAGAAGAAATGATAAAAGGATTAGAGATTAGGAGAAAATAA
- the trmL gene encoding tRNA (uridine(34)/cytosine(34)/5-carboxymethylaminomethyluridine(34)-2'-O)-methyltransferase TrmL, with translation MTNHVVLYQPEIPANTGNIARSCAATDTTLHLIRPLGFSTDDKMLRRAGLDYWKFVNIVYYDSIEEFFEKTEGGNYYLLTKFGTQPHTQFDYSSTEEDHYFVFGRETTGLPDWVKEKYKETALRIPMNENVRSLNLSNTAAILIYEALRQQNYPNLS, from the coding sequence ATGACAAATCATGTAGTTTTATATCAACCAGAAATACCAGCTAATACAGGGAATATTGCACGTAGTTGTGCAGCAACTGATACTACTTTGCATTTAATAAGACCATTAGGATTTAGTACTGACGATAAAATGTTAAGAAGAGCAGGTTTGGATTATTGGAAGTTTGTAAACATTGTTTATTACGATAGCATTGAGGAATTTTTCGAGAAAACTGAAGGCGGAAACTATTACTTACTAACGAAATTTGGTACGCAACCGCATACTCAATTTGATTATAGTAGCACAGAAGAAGATCATTATTTTGTGTTTGGTAGAGAAACGACAGGACTTCCTGATTGGGTTAAAGAAAAATATAAAGAAACAGCTTTAAGAATTCCGATGAATGAAAATGTAAGATCATTAAACTTATCTAACACGGCTGCTATATTAATTTATGAAGCTTTAAGACAACAAAATTATCCTAATTTATCATAA